From Burkholderia sp. WP9, a single genomic window includes:
- the bcsA gene encoding UDP-forming cellulose synthase catalytic subunit, translated as MSTTPSQGLEPAEPSRLERFVDARFWNSRIVTGLVTLFALVMLYFVFTVPLAFYEQLTFATCCFVTALMFRRLQGRYATMVMIMLSVVTSGRYMYWRLTATTYWEHPLDAAWGLLLVSAEVYSTIVLLLGYFQTAWPLKRTPMPLPASRAEWPTVDVFIPTYNEPLSVVKPTIYAALALDYPAEKISIHVLDDGRRPEFKAFCEEVGVNWTIRTHNRHAKAGNINEALKITSGEYLAIFDCDHIPTRSFLQIGLGWFLRDKLLSMLQTPHHFFSADPFERNLGTFRKVPNEGELFYGLVQDGNDLWNATFFCGSCALLRRTMVEEIGGIAVETVTEDAHTALKLHRLGYTTAYLAIPQAAGLATESLSGHIGQRIRWARGMTQIFRIDNPLTGKGLKFGQRLCYLNAMMHFFYGIPRLVFLTAPLSYLFFNAHVIEAAAGTIAIYALPHMMHASITNSRMQRSFRHSFWAEVYESVLASYITAPTLLALINPKLGKFNVTAKGGQIEKNYFDWAISRPYLFLLLLNLIGFCVGIVHIYYNWHIRSVVQTTILNLGWTTYNMLILGASVAAASERKQIRAVHRVAMQMPVMLKFSTGRTLACETIDYSEGGVGVALPAAIQVPMHERVTVSLFRGDEEYAFPATVGFTAPGRVGLRFSAMTREQEYEFVKTTFARADAWTGWAEGRQQDTPLRGLSHVLTVGARGIAGLFEHLYADLRSSMKSRPVDVKKLKTKD; from the coding sequence ATGAGCACGACACCGTCGCAGGGTCTCGAGCCCGCGGAACCGTCGCGGCTCGAGCGTTTCGTCGACGCGCGCTTCTGGAACAGCCGCATCGTCACGGGACTCGTCACGCTGTTCGCGCTGGTCATGCTGTACTTCGTGTTCACCGTGCCGCTCGCGTTCTACGAACAGTTGACGTTCGCGACCTGCTGCTTCGTCACCGCCCTCATGTTCCGCCGTCTGCAAGGCCGCTACGCGACGATGGTGATGATCATGCTGTCGGTGGTGACTTCAGGCCGCTATATGTACTGGCGGCTGACCGCGACCACCTACTGGGAGCATCCGCTCGACGCCGCCTGGGGTCTGCTGCTGGTGTCGGCCGAAGTCTATTCGACCATCGTGCTGCTACTCGGCTACTTTCAGACCGCCTGGCCGCTCAAGCGCACGCCGATGCCGCTGCCCGCCTCGCGCGCCGAATGGCCGACCGTCGACGTGTTCATTCCGACCTATAACGAGCCGCTCTCGGTGGTAAAGCCGACCATCTACGCCGCGCTCGCACTCGACTATCCGGCCGAGAAGATCTCGATCCACGTGCTCGACGACGGCCGCCGCCCCGAGTTCAAGGCGTTCTGCGAAGAGGTCGGCGTCAACTGGACCATTCGCACGCACAATCGCCACGCCAAGGCCGGCAACATTAACGAAGCATTGAAGATCACCAGCGGCGAATACCTCGCGATCTTCGATTGCGATCACATTCCGACCCGCTCGTTCCTGCAGATCGGCCTCGGCTGGTTCCTGCGCGACAAGCTGCTGTCAATGCTGCAAACGCCGCACCATTTCTTCTCAGCAGACCCGTTCGAGCGCAATCTCGGCACCTTCCGCAAGGTGCCGAACGAAGGCGAGCTGTTCTACGGCCTCGTGCAGGACGGCAACGATCTGTGGAACGCCACGTTCTTCTGCGGCTCGTGCGCGCTGCTGCGCCGGACCATGGTCGAGGAGATCGGCGGCATCGCGGTCGAAACCGTGACCGAAGACGCGCACACCGCCCTCAAGCTGCACCGCCTCGGCTACACCACCGCGTATCTGGCGATTCCGCAAGCCGCGGGGCTCGCCACGGAAAGTCTTTCCGGCCACATCGGCCAGCGGATTCGCTGGGCCCGCGGCATGACGCAGATTTTCCGGATCGACAATCCGCTCACCGGCAAGGGCCTCAAGTTCGGCCAGCGGCTGTGCTATCTGAACGCGATGATGCACTTCTTCTACGGCATCCCGCGTCTGGTGTTCCTGACCGCTCCGCTGTCGTATCTGTTCTTCAACGCGCACGTGATCGAAGCCGCGGCCGGCACGATCGCGATCTACGCGCTGCCGCACATGATGCACGCGAGCATCACCAACTCGCGCATGCAGCGCTCGTTTCGCCATTCGTTCTGGGCCGAAGTGTACGAATCGGTGCTGGCCTCCTACATCACCGCGCCGACCCTGCTTGCGCTGATCAACCCGAAGCTCGGCAAGTTCAACGTGACGGCCAAGGGCGGCCAGATCGAGAAGAACTACTTCGACTGGGCCATCTCGCGCCCGTATCTGTTCCTGCTGCTGCTGAACCTGATCGGCTTCTGCGTGGGCATCGTGCATATCTATTACAACTGGCACATTCGCAGCGTGGTGCAGACCACGATCCTCAATCTCGGCTGGACCACCTACAACATGCTGATTCTCGGCGCGAGCGTGGCCGCCGCGAGCGAGCGCAAGCAGATTCGCGCGGTGCACCGCGTGGCGATGCAGATGCCCGTGATGCTCAAATTCTCGACCGGCCGCACGCTTGCCTGCGAAACCATCGACTACTCGGAAGGCGGCGTCGGCGTGGCGCTGCCCGCCGCGATCCAGGTGCCGATGCACGAGCGCGTGACCGTGTCGCTGTTTCGCGGCGACGAGGAATATGCATTCCCCGCCACGGTCGGCTTCACCGCACCAGGCCGCGTGGGTCTGCGCTTCTCGGCGATGACGCGCGAGCAGGAATACGAGTTCGTCAAGACCACCTTTGCACGCGCCGACGCCTGGACCGGCTGGGCGGAAGGACGGCAGCAGGACACGCCCCTGCGCGGCCTGTCGCATGTGCTGACGGTCGGCGCCCGCGGCATCGCGGGTCTGTTCGAGCATCTCTATGCCGACCTCCGCAGTTCGATGAAAAGCCGTCCAGTGGACGTCAAGAAGCTAAAAACGAAAGACTGA
- the bcsP gene encoding cellulose biosynthesis protein BcsP, translating to MSSSSDIEKLFDHFGGDANAYQEIGRENEARSARTRWPLLVTLDLTQPTIPAIGQRREAKPQSPVAASPVAVDRQDTTPKDAASVTRAKAPLFTRSHRRDIPPVAVAAPASTQRGASRFGELESKVDAAPLAVAGAARVGTVAAQASPAAFVAPVAVAPVSVAPISADPVSAAPASAFPASVPPVIALRTPIAQTIPSVAPSWAHAPAPVRAYTSAPLAPSAPSTLPAATAPAAPTQQAASILGKLFAPEPEPTPPQPDAASGESAPLQGIFDRLRGAPAQTAAAPASATSAAAPRTSNSWLVNGPRRS from the coding sequence ATGAGTTCATCGAGCGACATCGAGAAACTTTTCGATCATTTTGGCGGCGACGCCAACGCGTACCAGGAAATCGGCCGCGAAAACGAGGCGCGCTCGGCGCGCACCCGTTGGCCACTATTAGTCACGCTCGATCTGACCCAACCGACGATTCCCGCAATCGGGCAGCGTCGCGAGGCCAAGCCTCAGTCACCGGTGGCCGCGTCACCGGTGGCTGTCGATCGTCAGGACACCACGCCAAAAGATGCAGCGTCCGTGACGCGCGCCAAAGCGCCGTTATTCACGCGTTCGCATCGGCGGGATATTCCGCCGGTAGCTGTCGCCGCTCCGGCTAGCACGCAGAGAGGCGCGTCACGCTTTGGCGAACTCGAATCGAAAGTTGATGCGGCGCCGCTGGCGGTGGCCGGCGCTGCGCGAGTGGGCACGGTGGCTGCGCAAGCATCGCCGGCCGCGTTCGTGGCTCCGGTTGCTGTGGCTCCGGTTTCTGTAGCTCCGATTTCTGCAGATCCGGTTTCTGCTGCACCTGCTTCCGCATTCCCCGCTTCCGTGCCTCCCGTCATCGCCTTGCGCACACCGATCGCGCAAACGATTCCGTCCGTCGCCCCCAGTTGGGCACACGCGCCGGCACCGGTGCGCGCTTACACGAGCGCGCCGTTAGCACCATCAGCACCATCGACGCTGCCGGCAGCAACCGCACCCGCCGCGCCGACGCAACAAGCTGCTTCGATCCTCGGCAAGCTTTTCGCGCCGGAACCCGAACCCACGCCGCCGCAACCCGACGCGGCCAGCGGCGAGTCCGCGCCCCTGCAAGGCATCTTCGACCGTCTGCGCGGCGCCCCCGCTCAAACGGCCGCCGCTCCCGCCAGCGCTACGTCTGCCGCTGCGCCCCGCACCTCCAACTCGTGGCTGGTCAACGGCCCTCGTCGCTCATGA
- a CDS encoding bifunctional diguanylate cyclase/phosphodiesterase, which produces MPINTLSTSTHHPSDAGLRDRFHRRSLEHQRPLSTVIMAFTVVAFLCFIGARNLVDGPAAPLAYRLACALPLALLVLAIPRANSTWVFGLIGVAYSQVLVAGLAMNIAGVAQPLLWALPAMVVIPVCAAPLWLTPTHYIAGTALFYATAVTLLFGEPLAHDVGVVVWMWMAALAAPASAVFHFGFYRFRRNHFLLESQLAQLAATDPLTGLQNRRAFVTQAERRLDTLAPGTRISAIFLDIDNFKSLNDRFGHAVGDHALYQVAQALMEEASADDSVSRIGGEEFALLLRDGLTGALHLAERLRLAIAAIERPDGRLTASFGVAEHRGGETIMMLLDRADEALLRAKHSGRNRVCAERALPRDALHRLGEDAVGEGGAALRRHRWEDYYLTSHFQPLYSLSHQKQVGFEALLRGEQGDGTLVPPAVLFAPRPSSDEGALDRASHTVHLANARGSLPEDAWLFLNILPATFIAEGYADQLAKIVRGAGLEPERVILEILESHGGSVDDMSRAAALYREYGFLIAVDDFGAGQSNLDRLFRIRPDLVKLDGELIRATSHGTEQPILPKLVSLLHQAGMLVVVEGVETTEELILAVESNVDFAQGYLLGRPAAEIARPESVHRRIDEAFNVIAHGRAHQHALFESEVEPYRAALSVAADALLAGVAMEEAFASLARFDRCISCFILDDSGRQVGLEVPGPASRSDGASLHPVANPRDARWDHRPYFRNAVLLPGVAVASNPYLSLASGRPCIAVTLALQFAAGRSVIGVELDWSALGLPWPARE; this is translated from the coding sequence ATGCCCATCAATACGCTTTCCACGTCGACGCACCACCCGTCCGATGCCGGTCTACGCGATCGCTTCCACCGGCGCTCGCTCGAGCACCAGCGTCCGCTTTCCACCGTGATCATGGCGTTCACGGTGGTCGCGTTCCTGTGCTTCATCGGAGCGCGCAATCTGGTCGATGGCCCGGCTGCGCCGCTCGCGTACCGGCTCGCGTGCGCGCTGCCGCTCGCGTTGCTGGTGTTGGCGATTCCGCGTGCGAACTCGACCTGGGTATTCGGCCTGATCGGCGTCGCTTACTCGCAGGTATTGGTGGCGGGCCTCGCCATGAACATCGCCGGTGTCGCGCAACCGCTGTTGTGGGCGCTGCCGGCGATGGTCGTGATACCGGTCTGCGCCGCGCCGTTGTGGCTCACGCCCACGCATTACATCGCCGGCACCGCGCTTTTCTATGCGACGGCGGTCACGCTATTGTTCGGCGAGCCGCTTGCGCATGATGTCGGCGTCGTGGTGTGGATGTGGATGGCGGCGCTCGCCGCGCCGGCTTCCGCTGTGTTTCACTTCGGCTTCTACCGGTTTCGCCGCAACCACTTTCTGCTCGAAAGCCAGCTCGCCCAACTCGCGGCGACCGACCCGCTGACCGGCCTGCAAAACCGCCGTGCCTTCGTCACGCAGGCTGAACGCCGTCTCGACACCCTCGCGCCGGGCACGCGGATCAGCGCGATCTTTCTCGACATCGACAACTTCAAGTCCCTGAACGACCGCTTCGGCCATGCGGTCGGCGACCACGCGCTTTATCAGGTTGCCCAGGCGCTGATGGAAGAGGCCTCCGCGGACGACAGCGTGAGCCGGATCGGCGGCGAGGAATTCGCGCTGCTGCTGCGCGACGGGCTGACCGGCGCGCTGCATCTGGCCGAACGGCTGCGTCTGGCGATTGCCGCGATCGAGCGGCCGGACGGCCGTCTGACCGCGAGCTTTGGCGTAGCCGAGCATCGCGGCGGCGAAACCATCATGATGCTGCTCGATCGCGCCGACGAAGCCCTGCTGCGCGCCAAGCACTCCGGCAGAAACCGCGTGTGCGCCGAGCGCGCGCTGCCGCGCGACGCGCTGCACCGGCTTGGCGAGGACGCAGTGGGCGAGGGTGGCGCGGCGCTGCGGCGGCATCGCTGGGAGGATTACTACCTCACCTCGCATTTCCAGCCGCTCTACAGCCTGTCGCATCAGAAGCAGGTGGGCTTCGAGGCCTTGCTGCGCGGCGAGCAGGGCGACGGCACGCTGGTGCCGCCCGCGGTGCTGTTCGCGCCGAGGCCTTCCAGCGACGAAGGCGCGCTCGACCGTGCGAGTCACACCGTGCATCTGGCCAATGCGCGCGGATCGCTGCCCGAGGACGCGTGGCTCTTCCTCAACATTCTGCCGGCCACGTTCATTGCCGAAGGTTATGCGGATCAACTGGCGAAGATCGTGCGGGGCGCGGGGCTTGAACCTGAACGGGTGATTCTGGAGATTCTCGAATCGCACGGCGGCAGCGTCGACGACATGTCGCGGGCGGCGGCGTTGTACCGCGAATACGGCTTTCTGATCGCCGTCGACGATTTCGGCGCGGGTCAGTCGAATCTCGACCGGCTGTTCAGAATCCGCCCGGACCTGGTTAAGCTCGACGGCGAACTGATTCGCGCGACGAGCCACGGCACCGAGCAGCCGATTCTGCCGAAGCTGGTGTCGCTGCTGCATCAGGCGGGCATGCTGGTGGTTGTCGAAGGCGTGGAGACCACCGAGGAACTGATTCTCGCCGTGGAATCGAATGTGGATTTCGCGCAGGGTTATCTGCTGGGCCGGCCGGCTGCGGAAATTGCGCGGCCGGAGTCGGTGCATCGGCGCATCGACGAGGCTTTCAATGTCATCGCGCATGGCCGCGCGCATCAGCATGCGTTGTTCGAATCCGAAGTGGAGCCTTACCGGGCCGCCTTGAGCGTCGCCGCCGACGCGTTGCTGGCCGGCGTGGCCATGGAAGAAGCGTTCGCCTCGCTGGCCAGGTTCGACCGGTGCATCAGCTGTTTCATTCTCGACGACTCGGGCAGGCAGGTCGGTCTGGAAGTGCCGGGGCCAGCCTCGCGCAGTGACGGCGCCTCGCTGCACCCCGTGGCGAATCCGCGCGATGCACGCTGGGACCATCGCCCGTATTTCCGCAATGCGGTGCTGTTGCCGGGCGTGGCGGTTGCGAGTAATCCTTATCTTTCGCTCGCGAGCGGCAGGCCGTGTATCGCGGTGACGCTGGCGTTGCAGTTCGCTGCCGGGCGCTCCGTGATCGGCGTGGAGCTGGATTGGTCGGCGCTGGGGTTGCCGTGGCCTGCGAGGGAGTAG
- the bcsD gene encoding cellulose biosynthesis protein BcsD, which produces MVPILDYLLERQISPQWRGMLTALASEFEAQIGRDELRQLMHRVGTRFAAAHPLPACDSTAELARTLNLYWHEMDWGYVELADEPESLRIVHYCAPLPAFGGNALAWTPAFLEGVYQTWLSALGAQGLSVAQTSGYSEDTAIEFRLGRHPV; this is translated from the coding sequence ATGGTTCCAATTCTCGATTACCTGCTGGAACGCCAAATCTCGCCACAGTGGCGCGGCATGCTCACCGCGTTGGCAAGCGAGTTCGAAGCGCAGATCGGTCGCGACGAACTGCGCCAACTGATGCATCGCGTCGGCACCCGGTTCGCGGCGGCGCATCCGCTGCCCGCCTGCGACTCGACCGCCGAACTCGCGCGCACCTTGAACCTGTACTGGCATGAGATGGACTGGGGCTACGTCGAATTGGCGGACGAACCCGAGTCGCTGCGCATCGTTCACTATTGCGCGCCGTTGCCGGCGTTCGGTGGCAACGCGCTCGCATGGACGCCGGCGTTTCTCGAAGGCGTCTATCAGACTTGGTTGAGTGCGTTGGGCGCGCAAGGTTTGTCGGTGGCGCAAACGAGTGGGTATAGCGAGGACACCGCGATCGAATTTCGTCTTGGCCGTCATCCTGTTTGA
- the hpaH gene encoding 2-oxo-hept-4-ene-1,7-dioate hydratase: MLDEQTIRDLAAQLDYAEKTRTQLRHFSAAYPQMTVQDGYAIQREWVKLKLAEGHVIKGRKIGLTSRAMQRSSQIDEPDYAPLLDSMFIENGQDIRADRFIAPRVEVELAFVLSKPLKGPGVTLFDVLDATAYVTPAVEIIDARIEQFDRDTKAPRKVYDTISDFAANAGIVLGGRPVRPMDVDLRWVGALLYRNGAVEESGLAAAVLNHPATGVAWLANKIAPYDEMLNANDVILSGSFTSPIAARAGDTFHVDYGPLGGIGLNFI, from the coding sequence ATGCTAGACGAACAGACTATCCGCGACCTCGCGGCGCAACTCGACTACGCCGAGAAAACGCGTACTCAACTGCGTCACTTCTCCGCCGCTTATCCGCAGATGACGGTGCAGGACGGTTACGCGATCCAGCGCGAGTGGGTGAAACTCAAACTCGCGGAAGGCCACGTGATCAAAGGCCGCAAAATCGGCCTCACTTCACGCGCCATGCAGCGTTCCTCGCAGATCGACGAACCGGACTACGCGCCGCTGCTCGACAGCATGTTCATCGAGAATGGCCAGGATATTCGCGCGGACCGCTTCATCGCGCCGCGCGTGGAAGTGGAACTGGCGTTCGTATTGAGCAAGCCGTTGAAGGGCCCTGGTGTGACGCTGTTCGATGTGCTGGACGCGACCGCTTACGTAACGCCGGCCGTCGAGATCATCGACGCGCGCATCGAACAGTTCGACCGCGACACCAAAGCGCCGCGCAAGGTCTACGACACGATCTCGGACTTCGCGGCGAATGCGGGCATCGTGTTGGGCGGCCGCCCCGTGCGTCCAATGGATGTCGATCTGCGTTGGGTCGGCGCGTTGCTTTACAGGAACGGCGCGGTGGAAGAAAGCGGATTGGCGGCCGCGGTTTTGAATCATCCGGCCACCGGCGTGGCGTGGCTCGCCAACAAGATTGCCCCATACGACGAAATGCTCAACGCAAACGACGTGATCCTGAGCGGTTCGTTCACCAGCCCGATCGCCGCGCGCGCGGGCGACACGTTTCACGTCGACTACGGCCCGTTGGGCGGAATCGGCCTGAACTTCATTTGA
- a CDS encoding GGDEF domain-containing protein: protein MFNPLSILLVTVLSGVMAIAVLGSLWRAAIPGVGYWLSANAAAIVALLAFALQGHAHASQWLTLVASNVLMAASLLLVLEGCLRFLGRRTRPWPAYLGLVAVLFGISYWTFAAPNFNARVAVVSAYHASLCVALAVLMLRGRPSNRPRYSYFFVAGAALLLFAAHTARGFMYGLGWMTQTSLLQVSPSNVLFLALGILASPCLSIGVVMLAHDRLAERLERLANIDDLTGALSRRAFLAAGDALLDASRRSRSPLAMAIIDIDSFKAVNDQHGHAAGDQVLSHFATFVARNLRAGDVFGRLGGEEFGVLCPATSAAEAVSLLDRLRTRLAAIAPHERPRGLRYTFSVGVDRLRGDESLAQLMARADGALYAAKASGRDRVMTA from the coding sequence ATGTTCAATCCACTTAGCATTCTTCTCGTTACCGTTCTGTCGGGCGTCATGGCAATCGCCGTGCTCGGATCGTTATGGCGCGCGGCAATTCCCGGCGTCGGCTACTGGCTGTCGGCCAACGCCGCAGCGATCGTCGCGCTGCTCGCTTTCGCCTTGCAAGGGCATGCGCATGCGTCGCAGTGGCTGACCCTGGTGGCGTCCAACGTCCTGATGGCGGCTTCGCTGCTGCTGGTGCTGGAAGGTTGCCTGCGCTTTCTGGGGCGGCGCACGCGCCCCTGGCCGGCCTACCTCGGCCTCGTCGCGGTGCTGTTCGGCATTTCGTACTGGACCTTCGCCGCGCCGAACTTCAACGCGCGTGTCGCGGTGGTGTCGGCGTATCACGCGAGCCTTTGCGTCGCGCTCGCCGTCCTCATGCTGCGTGGGCGTCCTTCTAACCGGCCGCGCTACAGCTATTTCTTCGTCGCCGGGGCGGCGCTACTCCTGTTTGCCGCGCATACTGCGCGCGGGTTCATGTACGGCCTCGGCTGGATGACGCAGACCAGCCTGCTGCAGGTCTCGCCGTCCAACGTCCTGTTTCTCGCGCTCGGGATTCTGGCGTCGCCGTGCCTTTCGATCGGCGTCGTGATGCTCGCGCACGACCGTCTCGCGGAACGGCTCGAACGGCTTGCCAATATCGATGACCTGACCGGCGCGCTGTCGCGCCGTGCGTTTCTGGCGGCCGGCGACGCGCTGCTGGACGCGTCGCGGCGAAGCCGCTCGCCGTTGGCAATGGCGATCATCGACATCGACTCCTTCAAGGCCGTCAACGACCAACACGGCCACGCGGCCGGCGATCAGGTGCTGAGCCACTTCGCGACGTTCGTCGCGCGCAACCTGCGGGCGGGCGACGTGTTCGGCCGGCTGGGCGGCGAGGAATTCGGCGTGCTGTGCCCGGCCACCAGCGCCGCCGAGGCGGTGAGCCTGCTGGACCGGCTGCGGACCCGCCTTGCCGCCATCGCGCCGCACGAGCGGCCGCGCGGGCTGCGCTACACGTTCAGTGTCGGCGTGGACAGGCTTCGGGGTGACGAGTCGCTCGCCCAGTTGATGGCGCGGGCCGATGGCGCGCTGTACGCCGCCAAGGCGTCGGGCCGCGATCGGGTGATGACCGCGTAG
- the bcsQ gene encoding cellulose biosynthesis protein BcsQ: MKVIAVVSAKGGVGKTTLAANLASVLAASGRRVIALDLDPQNALRLHFGVPLDSIDGLSRATLTGDPWQSVMFDGVDGVTVLPYGAVLEDDRRRFEAYIDQEPRWLAQSLQNLHLEASDIVIIDTPPGSSAYVRTALCAATFALNVVLADAASYAAIPQMERLIATYAAPRAEFGGDGYVINQIDQSRQLTKDVLKVLRQMLGAKLFPGVIHLDEGVSEALACDTTLIHYDPLSQAAADFRACGTWLMAAIDAIAVSPRNVA, translated from the coding sequence ATGAAAGTCATCGCGGTGGTGTCCGCCAAAGGCGGGGTCGGCAAGACCACCCTCGCCGCCAACCTCGCTTCCGTGCTGGCCGCGAGCGGCCGGCGTGTGATCGCGCTCGACCTCGACCCGCAGAACGCGCTGCGCCTGCACTTCGGCGTGCCGCTCGACAGCATCGACGGTTTGTCGCGCGCCACGCTGACGGGCGACCCGTGGCAGAGCGTGATGTTCGACGGCGTGGACGGCGTGACGGTGCTGCCATACGGCGCGGTGCTCGAAGACGACCGCCGCCGCTTCGAAGCGTATATCGACCAGGAGCCGCGCTGGCTCGCGCAGTCGTTGCAGAACCTGCACCTCGAAGCGTCCGACATCGTGATCATCGACACGCCGCCGGGTTCGTCGGCGTATGTGCGCACGGCCTTGTGCGCGGCCACCTTCGCGCTGAACGTGGTGCTCGCCGACGCCGCCTCGTACGCCGCGATTCCGCAGATGGAGCGGCTGATCGCAACCTACGCGGCGCCGCGCGCCGAGTTCGGCGGCGACGGCTACGTGATCAACCAGATCGACCAGTCGCGCCAGCTGACCAAAGACGTCCTCAAAGTGCTGCGCCAGATGCTCGGCGCCAAGCTGTTCCCGGGCGTGATCCATCTGGACGAAGGCGTGAGCGAAGCGCTCGCGTGCGACACCACGTTGATTCACTACGATCCGCTCAGCCAGGCGGCCGCCGATTTCCGCGCGTGCGGCACGTGGCTCATGGCGGCCATCGACGCGATCGCCGTCTCGCCGAGGAACGTCGCATGA
- the hpaI gene encoding 4-hydroxy-2-oxoheptanedioate aldolase, translating to MPTPQNPFKRALAEGKPQFGLWAALADAYVTELLATAGFDWLLIDNEHAPNDVRSTLAQLQAVAAYASHPVVRPVRSDTALIKQLLDIGAQTLLLPMIDTAGQATEAVAATRYPPQGIRGVGSALARASRWNRIPDYLNTAADELCVLVQVETVRGMENLPAIAAVDGIDGVFFGPADLSASMGLLGQPGDASVREAIRHGIHIARNAGKAAGVLAPDPAIAADYLAAGATFVAVGTDTGLLSRAAADLAASYKKTTATPASPKGGY from the coding sequence ATGCCCACACCGCAAAACCCTTTCAAGCGCGCCCTCGCCGAAGGCAAACCGCAATTCGGCCTGTGGGCCGCGCTCGCAGACGCCTACGTCACCGAGCTGCTGGCCACCGCCGGTTTCGACTGGCTGCTGATCGACAACGAGCATGCGCCGAACGACGTGCGCAGCACGCTGGCCCAATTGCAGGCGGTGGCCGCGTATGCCTCCCATCCGGTGGTGCGTCCGGTGCGCAGCGACACGGCGTTGATCAAGCAGTTGCTCGACATCGGCGCCCAAACGCTCCTGCTGCCGATGATCGACACGGCCGGGCAGGCCACCGAAGCAGTCGCGGCCACCCGCTATCCACCGCAAGGCATTCGCGGCGTGGGCAGTGCGTTGGCGCGCGCATCGCGCTGGAACCGGATACCGGATTACCTGAACACTGCGGCAGACGAATTGTGCGTGCTGGTGCAGGTGGAAACCGTGCGGGGCATGGAGAATTTGCCGGCGATTGCGGCCGTGGATGGTATCGACGGCGTGTTCTTTGGTCCGGCGGACCTGAGCGCGTCGATGGGGCTGCTGGGCCAGCCCGGCGATGCCAGCGTGCGCGAAGCGATTCGCCACGGCATCCATATCGCGCGAAACGCGGGCAAGGCGGCAGGCGTGCTCGCCCCCGATCCGGCGATTGCCGCCGATTATCTCGCCGCGGGCGCCACCTTCGTCGCCGTTGGCACCGACACGGGTTTGCTGAGCCGCGCCGCGGCGGATCTGGCGGCGTCGTATAAAAAGACGACGGCGACGCCGGCATCGCCAAAGGGCGGGTATTGA